One bacterium genomic window, ACTCGTCGGCGCGGGCGATGGGGGTCTGGCAGTTCATCTCCTCGACCGGCAGGCTCTACGGGCTGCGCCGGACCGACTGGCTGGACGAGCGTCGCGATCCCGAGAAGGCCACGCGCGCCGCCGCCCGCCACCTCAAGGACCTCTACGACGAGCTGGGCTCGTGGCCCCTGGCGCTCGCGGCGTACAACGCGGGCAAGGGCAGGGTCCAGCGCGAGATCGCGAAGGCCGGGACAAACGACTTCTGGGCGCTGAGCCTGCCGGGCCAGACGCGTAACTACGTCCCCGCGTTCTTCGCCGCGCTCATCATCGCCAAGGACCCCGAGCGCTACGGCTTCCAGCCGGAGTTCGAGCAGCTCGAGCCGACCGAGGTCGTCGAGGTCGGCGGCGGCACGCGGCTGTCCCTCGTCGCCGCTCTCTGCCACACGAGCGTCGACAGCATCCAGTCGCTCAACCCCGAGCTGCGCAAGGCCACGGTACCGCCGGGCGGCAAGTACGCCCTGAAGATCCCGGCCGGCAGGATCGCGGAACTCTCGGCGGGGCTCTCCCGGATCCCGGAGGGCCGGACCACGGCTGGTCTCGTCGAGTACCGCGTCGCGCCCGGCGACACGCTCTTCTCAATCGCCCAGAAGTTCGGGACGACCGTCGAGAACGTGCGCGAGGCCAACCGCCTGGCGCAGTCCGAGATCCGCGCCGGCCAGCAGCTCGCGATCCCGGCGCAACGGGGCGCCGAGGCGGCAATCCCGCGCACGCCGGGGCGGATCCTCGTTTCGTCCGCGGTCCCGGAGACCCACCGCGTCGAGGCCGGGGACAACCCCTGGGCGATCGCGCGCCGCTACGGCGTCACGCTCGATGACCTCCTCAGCTGGAACGGCCTCGAGGCGGGAACCGTCCTGGGCATCGGGCAGACGCTGGCGCTGCGCGAGCCGACCGCCGCGGCGGCGACGTCGACGGCGCGGTCGGCGAAGGCGGCGAGGACCTACGAGGTGCGCCGCGGGGACAACCTCTGGCAGATCGCGCGCAGGTTCGACACGTCGATCGAGGAGTTGCAGCGGCTGAACAACTTCGGGGCCACGCACGAGCTGCGCCCCGGCGACCGCGTCCTTCTTCCGTGACGGACCGCTGATACGGGGTCATCTGCGGCGTTGCGGTCCTCCCGCCTCCCTGCGACGGCCACCAGGCCGTCTCAGTCGCCGGCTCGTCCCGCGCCTTGCATCTGACCCCGTCTGAGCGGTCCTCGAAGCCAGTTCGCTGATACGGGGCGAGCGCCCGGCGGGAGAGCGACGCCAGGCACTTCTTGCCGGCGGGCGCTCCCACAAGGGGGGCGCGCCGCCCCCCTTATGGCGCGGCTCTTGCCGCTGTCACCCCCCTATGACGCCCGCGCCTTGCATCTGACCCCGTCTGAGCGGTCCTCGAAGCCAGGTCGTGACGGGGACGGCGCGGCTATCGCCGCTCTGTCCCCTCCCTATCGGGATTCCCGCCTGAGCGGTTCTCTGCGCCTATTCACTAACTGGCAAGACACCCTGCCAGGGCACGCCGCTCTCGCCGTGCAGCGCGGCTTCGCCACTGTCACCTCCCAGTCCGCCTGCTCATGGGGGGGTTACAGCAGCGAAGCTGCGCCAGAGGGGGTGGAACCCCCTGTGGAAGCGCCGGCCAAGGGCGCATCCCGCCAATGCGTACCGTCCGGCGCTGCGAGGGGGCCCGGAAAGGTTACTTGCCGTAGCCGCCGCTTGCGGGAGCGGGAGCGGGCGCCGGCGAGCCGTACCCCCCCGTCGCCGGGGCGGGGGCGGGAGCGGGCGATCCGTAGCCGCCCGTCGCCGGGGCGGCCGCCGCCGCCGGCGGCTTCACTGCCATGCCCGGCGGCGTGCCGCGCGGGTTGTCCTCGGGCATCCCCGGCGGCCGCGTGATCATGACCGGCGTCTCGGTGATGAGCGAGGTCGCGTCCTTGCCCGTCGCGATCAGCTCGAGCTTCACCTTCTCCGTCTCCGAGCGGACGACGCCCAGCGGCGGGACGTCGGCGCTGATGTCCGCGGTTGCCAGGACCTTCCCCTCCTGGTCGAGCACGCGCTTGTGCATCGCGCTGAAGGTGCCGGCCGCGACGGTCACCGGCGCCGGGCCGCTCTCGTCGGTCTTGTACTCGGCCTGGCCCACCAGCACGACGCCGCTGCGGGTCTCGAACATCGACATCGCCATGCGCCGGCCCATCAGGACGAAGTCGCGCGGCATCTCCTGCGCAGGTTGATCGCCGCTCTTGAGGATCAGCCGCTGGATGTTGTCGGGGCTGTTCGGGTCGCCCTTGACGAACATCTTCACGATGTTGCGTCCTCCGGGCTCGGTGATGGCGACCTCGTACCAGTACCCGTCGCCCTCCTTGCCCACGATCGAGTTGCGCATCGTCGATTTCTTCCCGCCCTCGATCTCGGTGACCGCATACTCGGCCCAGGCGCCGACCGTCGGTGTGAACACGCCGAAGAACCGGGGCATGTCCTTCATGGGGGACCCCTGCGGCGGGGGCGGGGCCTGCGCCGCGAGCGGCGCGGCGGCCAGCAGCAGGGCCGGCAGGACCGGCAGGAACCTGGCGAAACGCTTCGACGCACGCATGCTCGTCCTCCTTCGTTCGTGAACGTCCGGGGAGACTGCCCTCGATGTTGTGATACTCCTGCCTCCCCGGGCTGTCAATGGAACCGCCGGCGCGAGCGGCGCGGCGGCCGGCGGGTCAGCGGCCCGGCTGCAGCGCGCCCAGGCGCTCGCGCGCCTCGGCATGGTCGGGCCGCACGCCCAGCACGCGCTGCCAGAACTCGGCGGCCTGCCGCCGGTCGCCGAGGCGCTCCTCGATCTGGGCCGCGCGGACGAGCGCGTGCAGGTCCCGCGGCTCGACCTCCAGCGCCGCCAGGTAATACGGGAGGGCGCGATCGAACTCCCAGCCCATGAACAACGCGTCGCCCTGGACGATGCTCGAGCGATAGCGCTCGTCCTGCTCGCGCTTCCTGCGGATGCTCGGCGCCTCCTCCTCGATCGCCGGCGGTGCCTCGGCGGTCGTCTCCCCCGGGCCGGCGCTGCCGCGCGCCGCGGGGAACGGCCGGCCGGCCTGGGCGAAGACGCGCTCGACCTTGGCCGTCATGACGCCGGCTTCCTCCTCGCCGAAGCCGTCCGCGCGGTGGATGATCGTCCCGTCCTGCGTGAGCAGGAACGTCTGCGGGAGCAGGTCGAACGGGCCGAACGCGGCGGCGAGCCGGCCGCCCGCGTCCACGACGACCGGCACCGCGGGCACGGGGTTGTAGCGCCGGTAGCGCTCGAGGGCCGCGGCGAGCGCTGCCGCATCCATCCCCCCGGCGTCGACGGCCAGCGCCTCGAGGCCGACGTCCGCGCCCCGCCGCGCAAGCGAATCGAGCCAGCGGAGCGCGTCGACCGAGGTGACCGAGAAGCCGCCGAGGAAGGCCAGGACCCGCATGAGCGGCGCCTGTCCCTCCCCCCACGCCCAGCGCCCCGGGCGGCCGGCAAGGTCGGTGAACTCGACGCCCGGCGCATGATCGTTCACGCCGAGCGCCCGCGCCGCGGGGGCGGTCTTCTTCGCCGACGAGGCGGCCGCGAGCCTCGCCTCCGCCTCGCGCTCCTCGGCCTCCGTGACCCCCGCGCCGCGGAGTTCGGCCGCGAAGAACCCGCGCTCCCGGCGGAGCAACTGCTCCAGGCGGCGGGCCAGGGCGACGGCCGTCGTGTGGTCGTAGCCCTCGATGCGGTTGAGGACGACCCCGTGCGACTCCATGACGAAGGTGACCGGCACCTTCTCGACGCCGTAGGTGCGCCCGGTGCGGAACGAAGGGTCCGGGAGCACCGCGAACGACGGCTCGCCGTAGACGCCGATGTAGCGCTCCATCGCCCGGGAGACTTCCGCGGGCTGGCGACCGCGCGCGTCGACCGCCGCGACGGCGAGGCCGAAGTCGCGCGCGCGCCGGAAGACACCGTCGAGGAAGCTCAGCTCGAGCAGGCACTCGGGGCTCTGCGGATCGAAGAAGTAGGCGATGGTCGCCGCGGCGCCGCCGTCGCCCCAGACGACCTTCCGGGGCGAGCCGCCCGTGTCGTTCAACTCGATGCCCGGCGCGTAGGAACCGATGGCGGGCCCGGCGCCAGATGCCACGGCGGGCCAGGCGAGCGCGACCGCAACGCCGAGGGCCAGCGCCCCTGCCGCCGTCCTCATCGACCGCGCCCGACCGCCAACGTCTCCTCCCCGCCGCCACGTCTCGCGGCCGCGCCCGCGGCTCTCGCGGACACGGAGGATGTATGTAACACCGGAACTCGGAAAAGGCAACGTGACCGCTCGACGCGGTCGCAGGCCGGCCCGGAGTCGCCGGCCCGCACCTCCACATCGAGGCGGCGCCGGCCCTACACCCCCGAGGTCAGGCGGTCGACGAGGAAGGCGGGGATGCCCGCGGCGCGCATCTGTGCCTGCGTCCGCTCCACGGGGTAGCCGACGCGGCGAATCTCCACGCTGCCGTCGCCAACATCGTCGAACAGCGCGTACGAGGAACGCGGGTCGCGGTCGCGCGGCTGGCCGACGCTCCCCACGTTGACCAGGTAGCGCCGCCCTGCGCGGAGCGTCCAGCTGCCCGCCTTCCGCACGCTCGGCGCCGCCTCGCCCACCGCGTACACGCCGGGCCGGTGGGAGTGGCCGACGAAGCAGACGTGCTCTTCGAACGCCGCGAAGCTCTCGCCGAGGTCGGCCGCGCCGTGGATGTAGTGCCAGCGTTGGGGCTCGACCGGGGAGGCGTGCACGAAGATCTGGCCGGGCGCGCGGTGCACGTACGGCAGCGCCGCGAGGTACTCGATCTGCCACGCCGGCAGCCGCGCGGCCGTCCACTCCACGGCCCAGCGGGCGAACTCGTTGAACTCGTCGAGCGCGGCGAGCCCCGTGACCGCGGCGTCGTGGTTGCCGAACAGCGAGACCGCGGCGCGCGCCTGCACCAGCTCGACGCACGCCCCGGGGTTGGGCCCGTAGCCGACGATGTCGCCGAGCGAGAAGAGCGCGTCGGCGCCGGCGCGCTCGACATCCGCCAGCACCGCCTCCAGGGCCTCGAGGTTGCCGTGGATGTCGGACAGGACCGCGATGCGCACCGGCGCGCCAGCCTCCGTGGTTGGTTCGCGCCGACTATAGCACAGGGGCCGCCGGCCCCCGGCTTCAGGGACGCGCCGGCGCCGCGGCCAGCGGCGGGTCCGTCAGCACCGGGCCGAGCGCCGCGTCGTCGGCCGCGTCCCGGATCGCGCCGGCGGCGGGCCCGCCCGGGCCCCACCAGTTCTCCGTGGCATCGATCGGCTCGGCGGTGTTGCTCTCGATCGCAAAGCGCAGGTTGCCCTCCAGCGCGTTGCGCCGCAGCGGGTCGCGCGGGCTGTCGGTCGAGACGCCGTTGCCGGCGTTGCCGGCGATCCGGCTGCCGGTGACGCGCCCCTCGGTCCGCCGCAGCTGGATACCGGCGCCGTTGTTCGCCACGAACTCGCACGCCTCGATGCTCAGCCGGCAGTCGCTGGCGCGCAGCCCCGGCGTGTTCCCCTCGAAGCGGGTGCCGGCGACCGATCCCTCCGA contains:
- a CDS encoding metallophosphoesterase family protein, with protein sequence MRIAVLSDIHGNLEALEAVLADVERAGADALFSLGDIVGYGPNPGACVELVQARAAVSLFGNHDAAVTGLAALDEFNEFARWAVEWTAARLPAWQIEYLAALPYVHRAPGQIFVHASPVEPQRWHYIHGAADLGESFAAFEEHVCFVGHSHRPGVYAVGEAAPSVRKAGSWTLRAGRRYLVNVGSVGQPRDRDPRSSYALFDDVGDGSVEIRRVGYPVERTQAQMRAAGIPAFLVDRLTSGV
- a CDS encoding LysM peptidoglycan-binding domain-containing protein, with the protein product PASGAACPVAGPGTNPSGEPAAPAAAKAEAAPEGMESAPVLVGPDDDKLLREVEKHVNITPAEPAIKIAEPEYDMPMELNAKVLEYVEIFQTTRRRSFEAGLVRSRKYEAMMKPAFRELGIPTDLYYLALIESGYNPKAYSSARAMGVWQFISSTGRLYGLRRTDWLDERRDPEKATRAAARHLKDLYDELGSWPLALAAYNAGKGRVQREIAKAGTNDFWALSLPGQTRNYVPAFFAALIIAKDPERYGFQPEFEQLEPTEVVEVGGGTRLSLVAALCHTSVDSIQSLNPELRKATVPPGGKYALKIPAGRIAELSAGLSRIPEGRTTAGLVEYRVAPGDTLFSIAQKFGTTVENVREANRLAQSEIRAGQQLAIPAQRGAEAAIPRTPGRILVSSAVPETHRVEAGDNPWAIARRYGVTLDDLLSWNGLEAGTVLGIGQTLALREPTAAAATSTARSAKAARTYEVRRGDNLWQIARRFDTSIEELQRLNNFGATHELRPGDRVLLP